Part of the Candidatus Thiothrix putei genome, GCCGCAAAGACGGGGCTGAGATCGACCGTTTTGTGTGACTGAATATAGGTTGTGGCGGGTTTTGTGGTGGGGAGTTCCAGCAACGCAGCTTGGCGTTTGGCGGTTTCGCCTTGCAACTGCTCGACCAATTGCTGGGTAATGTTGCCGTGGGTGCGGTTAAAAGCTTCTTCGCTACTGCATTTTTCCAGGCGGCTGAGACTGGCTTGATCGGCAAACCAACCTGCAAACAAACGCGGTTCTTGCTGTTTGCGGGCGCAATATTGCGTGTAACCTGTGGCGTAGGCGGCAAAAAACTGTTCGGCAAGGGCAGGGGGGATGGTTGCCGAAGCGAGCAAGACTTTGCGCCCAAACAAGCCGCACAAATACACCAATTTGCCGAGTACAATCAGGTCTTCTTCACTGTACGCATCGACTTCATCCAGCACTAAGTCGGCGGTCATCAGGCGCAAACTGGCGTATAAATGGCGGCTGCGGTTGGGGTTCGCAGCGGCAACCAAGTAATCCACGGTGGAAACCAGAATCGGCGCGGTTAACAACAGGCGTTTTTTGGGTTCGGTTGCCAACAGGGTTTGCAATTGTGGTGGCAAGTCCAAATCCACGTCTTCCATGCCGTCAATGGCGTGATCGTCAAGATTATCCGAAGTCGCGCTTTCACTGCCTGAGGTTTCAAGGTTGATTTCGTGTAAGCGTCGTGCCAGTTCCGAGCCGACCAATGTGCTGACTTGTTTATCGTCCAGCTTCAATTCGTCGCGGTAAGCTGTGCCGGATTGCAAGGTCAGGGTGCGTAATCCCAGTGCGAGGTTGTAACGGACTCGCGGGGAAAGTTGCGCCATCAGCCGCGCACAGGCACGGGTTTTACCTGCGCCGGTGCGTGCTAACACTATGCCGAAAAAGCCGCTGTCTTGGATGCCGTCTTTGACGCGCTCCTTGATTTTTTGGCACGCATCATCCTGCCAGTAAAACGGCGAATCGGTGTGTTTGTGAATCTGCCGTAAGCCGTCTGGCAGGGCTTCGGGCGTGATGCCGGGGAGGGTGTCGAGTAAGCGCAACCCCAAACGGAACAGACTGCCGCTTTCTTTGCCGACACCGCGTAAATGCTCGTTGAGCGTTGCTGCCATGCAGCCTTTGGCGCGGTTGGTATTGGCGAAATACAACGGCTTCGCGGCTTTTTTGTCTCCAGTAAAGCACTGTTGAGTGTTCTGCTTGGAAACAAAATGGTCGCCCAACATCAGCATGGTGCGGCAATAGTGGGCGATGAAGGGAATCCAATTCGGTGCTGACAGATTGAGTTCGGGATTCGCCCGCATTAGATGCTGTAATTGCGTGGCTTTAGCAGCAACTTGTTGTGTCCACCACGGGTTATCTGACCAAAGTGCTTTTTTGTCAGCCATCGGTTGCAGGCATTCCAGAAAAACGTCGTGCGTAAACGGGCGGTGAATGTGTGAGCCAGCGCGTAATAACGCTTTGCCATCCCGTTGTATTGCACCCTGTGGCAAGCGATGGTGCGAGAGAATTAACCATGCCAGATGATGCAGCAACGGTGTGTTGTTGATATTGGGTAATGGTAAATCGTGTACTTTGGTGTCCAATGTCGGGTCATTATTGCCTTGAATGTCCCGCCAGAGGCGTTCGAGTTGTGCCGCATCGGTATAATACCCGTCTGCAAACGCCGCTTCCAAACGTGGGTGTAGTGTTGAGTAGTCCGCCAGTCGTTCTATCCACGTCGTATCATCTGGCAATTGCCCCAAGATTTTTTCCAGCATCAGCCATGACACGTATTCGTGGCGTAAGGGTTCACCTGTCGAGGCATTCTTGCTGAGTTTGTTTTGGAAGAGTCGGTTGGCTTTGCCTAAATCGTGGAATAAGCCTGCCAATTCGGTGAGGTAACGGGCGGCGCGTTCCTGTGGTGTCGGTTCGATCACGGTTTGCAGCATGTCACGCTTTGTCCAACTGAAGGCGAACACACCTTCGTTGTTGAAGTGTTTGCGTGTGCCAATAATCCATTCCAGTGTAGTGCGATTGTTACCGCGTACCCGGTGACAACTGACCGACATTTGTCGGGTTACTTTGCTTTTAAGTTCGGCGTAAATGTCGCGTAAGCCTTCTTCGGAAAGGCGTGCCATCCATGTGCGTCGCCCCAATTGCGTGGCGTATTTATTCAGGATGCGCCGTGAAAGTTTGAAGGCGTTGTGTTCGCATTCGCTGACAAACAGGATAATCATGCAGCCTCCGCATTGACTTGTTGCAGGGCGGCTTTCACTTGATTGAACATGAAGGGCAGGCTATCCATTTGATCGAGGAAGGCAATGCATTGATTGCGCATTTCCTGATCGCTTTTCTTTTGTGAGGCTGCCGTAAATGCTACGGGTAAAATCACGGCATCTTTGATCATATCCGCCACATCAAACACCAATGCACCTCGGCGGGTCATCCCGTGTGAAACGGGCATGGCGTGTGGAATGCCCAATACCCACAAAACGGTGGCAGCCAAGCCGTAAGCCAAATAATTGCCGTGATCCAGATAGCTGTTGTGTGCGTCGCTGGTGTTGCCTGCGCCCGGTTTACGTTCAAATTTCACCTTGAAGTGGCGAGCAAGCAGAGCGTACAAGCTCTTGGAAAAGTTTGCCTCGTAGCCCATCAGTTGTTGGTTGTCGCGGGCGATGACGATTTGTTGCAGGTAGGTTTCAATCAGCGGGGCAGGGTCAACAGGGAGATTTTCCACCTTCTTCCATGCTTTGCGCACGAATTCACAGCGTTGTTGCTGGAAATATTTGGCGACTTGCAGGCGTTTTTGTTCATCCCACCAGAATCTTACCCATGCTTGCAGGTATTCAGTCGGGCGGTATTCGCTTTGTGAGGCGAGAAACAAAGGTGAGCCGCCACCGCCGACGAATGCCAACATTACGCCTTCCTCTGCCAGCAAACGGGCGGCGGGTTGGGTGATGGATGTACCCGTTCCCAGCAATAACACGGAGGTGTTGCCATACGGAATGCTCCAGAATTTTTGGTAGGCATCTTCTTGGCGCACGTAGGTGAGCTTTTCATCTTTGACCATGATGCGGCATTGTTCCAACAGGTAAATGCCTTGGCGGTGCGAAGGTAAAATAGCCATGGTGTAGCAATCTCAATGTTAGGTGATGTAATATAACGTTATACAACGTCAAATATTGAGGATCAATGCCATGTCAAAAGAATCCATCGGCTTTCGGATTGAAAGTGAAAAGCGGGTCGCTTTGGATCAACTGTCACAAACCATGCAGCGTGACCGTTCCACCCTGATCAATGAAGCGATTGATAGTTACCTTGAACTGCATTTCTGGCAGGTTGAAGTGATTAAACGTAGCTTGGCAGCAGCTAATGCAGGTGAGGTTGGGGTAGAACATGCGGAGGTGTTTAAGAATCTGCGTGCTCGCTTGTTGGAGAAGATGCATTGATACGGGTTGTTTGGCAAAAAATTGCCATTGACCACTTAGAAAACATCATGGATTACATCGGTCGAGAAAATGTTACGGCGGCTTTGACCATTCATGACCTGATTGAAAAACGGGTTGCTCAGTTGGCGACTCATCCCCATTTGGGCAGGGAGGGGAGGGTGGCAGCCACTCGTGAATTGGTTATTGCAGGAACACCGTTCATTGTTGTCTATCAGATTGTACCTGCCCATGTGCAAATTCTCGCTGTTTTGCATGGAGCAATGCGCTGGCCTGATACTTTCTAATCAATCTCTTCTGCCCTTTCTCTTACATTTGACAAGCTTGTCATTGGTTGGCAAGCTCATAAAATTCCTTCATCATAGCTGAAAATCCTCGCAAGGAAATAGGCTGTATGCAATTTGATGATGCCAAAATTGATCTGAAAAATCTTCCTGATCTTCTCACCCGTTACGATTCACCGTTGCTGCAAGTAGCCAGCGGTGAGTTGCGCCAATACTTAACGGCGTTGCTGAACGCGCTGTTCTGGAAGGCAACCAAACCCGAAGCGTTATTTGATGAATCCACCGCTAAACACGCATTACAAGACGAAAAACGCTTGCAGTCGTTGTTGGGCGTTGCTGAAAGTGCGTTGGGGACACATAACCTCAAATACCCCAATGCCAATGTGAATCAGGGGGCGGTGTTTGAACAAAATGTAGTACGGGACACGGGGCAGAACATTCAGCCGTGGGTGTCGTCACGTTCGGTAGCGTTAACTCGTACTATTGGAGGGGCGGGGAATGCGGCTTGGGCGGCGGAAATCCGTTTGTTAGGCACGGAGTTTTTACTGGATGGACAACGGGTACGCATGGTGGATGTGTTAGCGCAACGTGAAGGTGCAGTTTGGGATGCATTATTGGGCTTGGGTTTGCGCGAGGGTGATGCAGAGAAACTGGGGGGCGTGTTACGGCAACGCTTGCAACAGTCGGATAAAGGCTATTTGGATCGTTTGAGCAAACAGGTGTTTTTCCCGCTACGGGATGACGAGGATATTGTCATTACGCCAGTACAGCATTTTGGCTTAGCTCGTGAATTTCATACGCGCTTTTTCCAGCGGGTGAAGAAAGAAAATCCGCAGCAGGAACGCTTTCAGACAAGGGCGTTAAAAGTTGGGGGTGCGAACCCGATTAATGCAGGGCCGTATAACGCGGAAATTGCCGGTTTGTATCGCCATTTGTTAGCGGAAGTGCCGCCTGCAAATCGTCGCCCCTTTGCGGCAGAGACTGAAAAAGAACAGGTGTTTGAGGAACATGCACAGTTGTTACTCGCAAGGTTGCGCCAGCGGCACACGGTTTTCCCGTTGCCGACTCAGTTGGTGTTTGATGATACGTTTTTGAGTGGTGAAGCCATTGCGCAGCACGGTTGGAGCAGTGGGGAACGGCGGGGCAAAAGCAATGCGTACAACCGTAATACCTATCAGGTGGCGGTGGATTACATGGCGGAACAACTTCTACACGATGCTACCCATTTGGCAGAATGGTTAGCGGCACAAGAAAACAGCGTGTTGTTGCAGCCCGAATTTGCACAAGTGTCGGTCTTGGAAAAAGCGTGGTTAGACCCGCGTTTGCGTCCGCAAGCGCGTTTGGGGGCGGAGCAAATGGAGATACTGCTGACCGATGCGTTGCGTTTGTTTAAGGCTTGCCAGCATCACTATCAATACCAAACAGAACAGCAGAAGTGGGATAAGCAGTCACGCATATTATCCATTGGGGATGATCAAGCCTTGCGTGACAGTTTAGCAACCTTGATTCGGGAGTTTTAGGCATGAGTACAGTGATGGAAACAATGGCTTATGTGGTGATTCCTGGTTTGCAGGTGAAAGACTTTAATGCCGAAAGTAACCAGTACCTGGTGGGTATTCCGGCGATGACAGGATTTACAGGCTTTGGGCATGGTATTGAGCGGCATTTGCAAACGTTGGGTTGGAAACTGCAAGTGGAAGGTGTGGCGGTGATGTTGCACGACTTGCGGCTGCATGAGGGGCATCCGAAATGTCCGGCGGCGATGTTGGGCGCGAAAGATTTTATTAACCCGCCGATTATTGAAGAAATTAAAGGCGATATGCGGGTGACGCTGGTACTGCGTTTGGTGGGGGATTATGCCGATGATGCTTTAAACGACAAGTTGACGGACAGTTTTGCTTCGGTGGAAACACGCCAAGCCTTGTACGCCTGGATTCATGCTAACCCGTGTTGTGGCGGTAGTTGCCACGATTTGAAAGCCTTGCGGTTGCTTCTGGCGAATGATGTTGCGGATGATTTGCGATTGATCCAAGCATTGCAACGGTTGCAGCAGCACGATAAAGGTTTCTGGGTTGTGCCGCGTGATGATTTGCTCCGTGAGCGGCAAGCCGAAGGGCAGGACGTGCTGGATGCATTACTGGATACCCAACGGCGGATGAAACAAGCGGATGGTCGTTGGCGGCGCGATACGTGGATTCGGGATGAAAAACGCTGGTTAGTCCCCCTCGCGGTCGGCTACCAAGCCATCGAAGCCCCGCAATCCCGCCAGGGTGTGCGTAAGGGAGCGCGGCATATCTACGCCGAGCCGCTGATGGGTTTGGGGGAGTTGGTCTACGCCAGTCATTGGTTGTGGAAACCAGATTTTATATTGGATAGCGTGTTTTGGGTGCATCGGCATGACGCGCAGCAACAAACGTATTTTGTAACGACTTTACAGGCAGAGGCATAATCATGGCAGCAGCAAAATTAACTTTACCGTCAATGTTGAATTATACCCGCAGCATTATTCCTTCCAACGGGGTGTTTTTTTACCGTGAAGGCGATCAGGAAAAGCCGATCACGGTGCATCAGCAGACGGTGCGCGGCACGATTGCGAATTACGGCAATGTGTACAAAGGCGATAAGCAGCAAAGTGAAAGCGACCTTGCCAAGCAGCTTGATCCGGCGAATGCGAATATTCAGCGTATTGATGTGTGTTACTTGCCGGATGCGGTGGATACGTTTTGTTTGCGCTTTAGCGTGACGTTTGCGGCGCATTCGTTGGCTCCGGGGGCGTGTAATGACACGGAATATGCCAAGGCGTTGGAGCAGTTTGCGCTGGCGTATCGGGAAAAGGGCGGTTATACCGAGTTGGCGGGGCGTTATTTGCAGAACCTGATCAATGGGCGTTGGTTGTGGCGTAACCGTTATGCGACCGATAAGCAGGTGACATTGAGTTACGGCGGGAAAACGCTGGTGTTTGCGGTGGCGCATGAGCTGGAACACGATTACAGCGCGGTGGAAGGGTATGCGGTGTTGCGTGATGCGTTGGCGGCGGCGTTGTCGGGTGAGGGTGGCGTGTTGCGTTTGCAGGTAACGGCGGCTGGGGTGTTGGGCTTTGGGCAGGAGGTGTACCCGTCACAGGAGTTTGTGGAGGGTAAGAAAGATAAAACGCTGGCATCGGTGAAAGTGGCGGGTGATGTGCGTCAGGCGGCTATGCACAGCCAGAAAATCGGTAATGCCTTGCGCACGATTGATGATTGGCACAGCCGTGCAGCGGATTACGGCAAGATTGCGGTCGAGCCTTACGGCGTAGTGGCGCAACGGGCAGAAGCGGTGCGTTTGCCGAACAGTAAGAGCGATTTGTACAGCTACTTGAAGGATTTGGAGCTGTGGACTGAGCGTGTCACGGCGGCACAGGGGATGTTACCCGCTGAGGCGCATTACCTGATGGCGTGCTTGATTCGTGGTGGGGTGTACAGCGGCGGCAAGAAAGAGAAGTAAGCCATGACTAGCCATTATTTGGAATACACGGTGGCGTTGCCTGCGGTCGAAAGTGGCGAGATTAGCCATTTGTTGGGGCGGTTGTGGCAGCGTTTGCATGGGGTATTGGCGGGGGCGAATATCCAGCACCTTGGCATTTCGTTGCCGCGTGCGGGGGCGAAACACCCCGGCAATGTGTTGCGCTTGCACAGTGATGCAGAAACCTTGCAGGCGGTGGCGGCGAATGCGGGTATCCGCCAGCTTGTGGAAAGTGCGGGTATCGTCACCAGTGCGGTGTTGCCTGTGCCGACGGGGTGCGCTTACCGTTGTTATACGCGCAGTCGCCAGTCGGAGAAGTTCAGCGATGCGTGGATTTTGCGGAGTGAGTCCCGCTTGCTGCAACATCTGGAAAAAAAGGGCGTGGTGTTGTCGATCAGCGAATTGCTGGCGCGGCGTAAACGCTTGCAAGAACGGGCTGCCCAAGCCAAACGTGACGCGGTTTATATCAAGTTGCAAAGCCACAGCACCCGCCAAACATTCTCTTTACTGGTGAATACGGCAACGGTGGATGCGGCTTGCTCTGGTCAGTTTTCCCATTATGGGCTGGCGATTGGCGCAGACGAAAAAACGCCGGGTCAGGCTACCGTGCCTTTTTGGTAAACGCGCACCCTTCGTTTTTTCGGTGTGGTGCTAACCCATTGATTTAATGTGGTCGTCTTTTAACAACCGAAAAACGAAGGGTACGCCATCCAAAACACGGCAAGTTACTGATATACTGGGGCTTGCCGCGTTTTTGGCACTATTAACCGCCGTATTGGTGGCTTAGAAAGATACCAGCCATGTGCACACTGGTTTCGTGTTATTAACCGCCGTATTGGTGGCTTAGAAATCAAATTTATACGTGACCGGCAAAAATGCCCAATTAACCGCCGTATTGGTGGCTTAGAAACTCGGTCATGACCCGTGCAGAGTCGTATTGTGATTAACCGCCGTATTGGTGGCTTAGAAAGAACCCCGGTTTTATCTGGTGATTTGCGAGACATTAACCGCCGTATTGGTGGCTTAGAAAAATCGGCTCGTTGCCAAGAAATTCATCTTTGCATTAACCGCCGTATTGGTGGCTTAGAAACGATCGACAGCCGCGCCGCTGAAACAATCTATATTAACCGCCGTATTGGTGGCTTAGAAATCGCCTTCAGGGGCGATTTGGTTGATGTCGTAATTAACCGCCGTATTGGTGGCTTAGAAATTATTATCCATTCCATGATCGGGCTGGCGCTAATTAACCGCCGTATTGGTGGCTTAGAAAAGAAACCGCACCACGCACCACGCCCGCAATTTATTAACCGCCGTATTGGTGGCTTAGAAACAACAAGGTCACGTCATGCATTGAGGAAACGGATTAACCGCCGTATTGGTGGCTTAGAAAACTATCGTTAGGCCGGAAGATGCAGACGAACTATTAACCGCCGTATTGGTGGCTTAGAAAATGAATCGGGTGGCTGGTATGCCCTCCGCTGCATTAACCGCCGTATTGGTGGCTTAGAAATTGTTATGCAACCCAGCCTCATTGCCTAACCAATTAACCGCCGTATTGGTGGCTTAGAAAAAATAGTAATGCTGGTAAATATTCATTTGAGAATTAACCGCCGTATTGGTGGCTTAGAAAAACAAGCCCGGCGTGTTGAAATACTTGAAAAGATTAACCGCCGTATTGGTGGCTTAGAAATGTCACGATCTCGATTAGCCGCCGTTCCCATGATTAACCGCCGTATTGGTGGCTTAGAAATTAGGCACTACAACCCGCACCTTTGCCGGTGCATTAACCGCCGTATTGGTGGCTTAGAAAACTGCTATTGTGAGTGGTGACAATCAGTTGGTATTAACCGCCGTATTGGTGGCTTAGAAACAACATCGTCAGGGCATGGGAAACGCGGCTTTATTAACCGCCGTATTGGTGGCTTAGAAAACAATTACCGGGCTTCTGCTGCGCATGTGTACATTAACCGCCGTATTGGTGGCTTAGAAATCGAATGGACGCAAACCAAAGCGGGAAAACTCATTAACCGCCGTATTGGTGGCTTAGAAATTGACCGTGGGCATGGCAAGCCACAAATGCACATTAACCGCCGTATTGGTGGCTTAGAAACTGCATTTGCATCCGATAGCTTGCCCCGGTTCATTAACCGCCGTATTGGTGGCTTAGAAAGACATTCCGCCGGAACTGGCGCAGGCTCAAGCATTAACCGCCGTATTGGTGGCTTAGAAAGAATACAGCAGGGTGGCGCGTGGATTTGATGCATTAACCGCCGTATTGGTGGCTTAGAAAGACGACAAACGACCACCCGCCCGTACAGGTGAATTAACCGCCGTATTGGTGGCTTAGAAAAAAGGCATCGGCACTAAAGGCGTCGAAGATTTATTAACCGCCGTATTGGTGGCTTAGAAACTACCCTCACGCTATCAGTTTCAAAATGGCGGATTAACCGCCGTATTGGTGGCTTAGAAAATACACAAGGGCATGACGCGCCCGTGACTGACATTAACCGCCGTATTGGTGGCTTAGAAATTAGTGATCGCGTCTCGGAAACGTTAACACTAATTAACCGCCGTATTGGTGGCTTAGAAACAAACAAGTACAAGGCACACAACATGGTCAATATTAACCGCCGTATTGGTGGCTTAGAAAATCCAATCATTCCAGTCTGTCGCCCATGCAGGATTAACCGCCGTATTGGTGGCTTAGAAATAGCATGACGGTTAATGTAAATGCCAGCGTGGATTAACCGCCGTATTGGTGGCTTAGAAATAAAGGGTATAACAAAGAATATCGAACGCGATATTAACCGCCGTATTGGTGGCTTAGAAACATATACTCCCGGTGCGACGATACCAAATCACATTAACCGCCGTATTGGTGGCTTAGAAAAAAATATTGATGGCGAGCTTCGCACAAATAGCATTAACCGCCGTATTGGTGGCTTAGAAAATAACCGTGGAGATTATGCCGCCAAGGTTTCCATTAACCGCCGTATTGGTGGCTTAGAAAAGCGGCATGACACGCCGGAAAATATCCGTCAGATTAACCGCCGTATTGGTGGCTTAGAAATGCAAAAGTTCTTGGAAGTAATCGGCGCAGGTATTAACCGCCGTATTGGTGGCTTAGAAAGCGAACCAGTCCTTGGCGGCGATGGATTCGGCAATTAACCGCCGTATTGGTGGCTTAGAAACAGTACAGAAACTGTAATCACCCCCAGTACAGATTAACCGCCGTATTGGTGGCTTAGAAATGTGGGCTGTCCCCCTCACGATGATGGTTAGAATTAACCGCCGTATTGGTGGCTTAGAAAAAGAGCTTGACAGCAGAGGAACGTGAGATAGCATTAACCGCCGTATTGGTGGCTTAGAAACAATTCCCGCATTTTCTTTCAATCGGGCTTTTATTAACCGCCGTATTGGTGGCTTAGAAATGCAACTTCCGCATCCGATAATGCGTCTAGACATTAACCGCCGTATTGGTGGCTTAGAAAGGAAAGTGTAGCAGCAAGCAAAAAGGCTGGGGATTAACCGCCGTATTGGTGGCTTAGAAAATTGATATGGTCTCTAGCCTAAAACCAACCACATTAACCGCCGTATTGGTGGCTTAGAAATCCAAGCCCTCCACTGCCCGCTTGCGGGTTCCATTAACCGCCGTATTGGTGGCTTAGAAACGCAGCGGCATAACACTGACGGTCAAGTCAGCATTAACCGCCGTATTGGTGGCTTAGAAAGACTGCGCTTGATATTCCACGGGGCATATGCAATTAACCGCCGTATTGGTGGCTTAGAAAATACAAACGGAACGCTCAGACCATTTAAACAAATTAACCGCCGTATTGGTGGCTTAGAAAAGTAATGAAAGGCGACCAATCACCGGCTTGAGATTAACCGCCGTATTGGTGGCTTAGAAATCACCCGCCGTAAATTCACCAAAACGAACGAAATTAACCGCCGTATTGGTGGCTTAGAAATAAAAATGGATACTGCTGCGATTCAAACCGCTATTAACCGCCGTATTGGTGGCTTAGAAATGATGATTGGTTCATGACAAAGCGGCCTAAAGATTAACCGCCGTATTGGTGGCTTAGAAATGCATTGCATGTGCAGCCAATCAATACCGACAATTAACCGCCGTATTGGTGGCTTAGAAAAGAAGAACCACGGCAGGAAGCCGACAAGTCGCATTAACCGCCGTATTGGTGGCTTAGAAAAGCATCTTTTCCGCATGGGTACGCCCATCACGATTAACCGCCGTATTGGTGGCTTAGAAAATACGTCCGGCGCATGACTCGTGAACCAATGCATTAACCGCCGTATTGGTGGCTTAGAAACGTCTGAAATGGTGACGGTGGATGAGCGTAGCATTAACCGCCGTATTGGTGGCTTAGAAAGGATGTCAGAGACCCGCTACAGATACGCATTTATTAACCGCCGTATTGGTGGCTTAGAAACGATACGCGCCAAGTTGCGCACCGACAGCTTCATTAACCGCCGTATTGGTGGCTTAGAAATATTCGATGCCTACGGCTTCTACCAAAGTGGTATTAACCGCCGTATTGGTGGCTTAGAAACAACACCCAAGCCAATAACAAACATTAGGAAAAATTAACCGCCGTATTGGTGGCTTAGAAACTGGATGATTGCAGTACATCTCTTTGGGGTGAATTAACCGCCGTATTGGTGGCTTAGAAACTTCTGATAGGGTTTTTGATGGTTTCGGCTTGATTAACCGCCGTATTGGTGGCTTAGAAAGGCAAGATTAGCAAGGGGCGCAATGCTTACGAATTAACCGCCGTATTGGTGGCTTAGAAAGCGAAGATCAAGGGCTGGTACAGCTACTCCAAATTAACCGCCGTATTGGTGGCTTAGAAAAGACAAAGGCTTTGCCGGTGTTGATTGCGTTGATTAACCGCCGTATTAGTGGCTTAGAAATGCTGCCATTTCCGCTGCTTGCTGGCTTATGGATTAACCGCCGTATTGGTGGCTTAGAAATAAGCCCTCACCTTTAAAGTTAACGTAGTCCAATTAACCGCCGTATTGGTGGCTTAGAAACGTGCCATGCAGCCTGCGTGGGTAGATAAGTACTTAGGCATAAGTTACTCGGAACTTTGAAATCGTAACCGATTGATTTGTAAGGGGTGGTTTTTCCGAAAAACTTTTGCATAAGTACTTAACGTATTAACCGCCGTATTGGTGGCTTAGAAAATGCCAATGCATCAAGCAACTCTTGCGCAATGATTAACCGCCGTATTGGTGGCTTAGAAACCCCGCCGAATGTAAAACGCGCTCTAGTCTGTATTAACCGCCGTATTGGTGGCTTAGAAAAGTCGTCGATGCTAGAAACACAACTGGAAGTCATTAACCGCCGTATTGGTGGCTTAGAAAACGCGGCATCGCGAAATGCCGAAACAGCAGCTATTAACCGCCGTATTGGTGGCTTAGAAAGTTAATGCCTGCACTGTAATGGTAGGGACATTATTAACCGCCGTATTGGTGGCTTAGAAAAATGGCAAACCGCGCAAAGTGGAATTCGATTTATTAACCGCCGTATTGGTGGCTTAGAAATCTGCGTAGGCAATTTCTGGTAGGCTTAATGCATTAACCGCCGTATTGGTGGCTTAGAAATACAGGAGTAGTTGTCAATTACCCAGCAGACAATTAACCGCCGTATTGGTGGCTTAGAAATACCCAGTGAA contains:
- the csy3 gene encoding type I-F CRISPR-associated protein Csy3; this translates as MAAAKLTLPSMLNYTRSIIPSNGVFFYREGDQEKPITVHQQTVRGTIANYGNVYKGDKQQSESDLAKQLDPANANIQRIDVCYLPDAVDTFCLRFSVTFAAHSLAPGACNDTEYAKALEQFALAYREKGGYTELAGRYLQNLINGRWLWRNRYATDKQVTLSYGGKTLVFAVAHELEHDYSAVEGYAVLRDALAAALSGEGGVLRLQVTAAGVLGFGQEVYPSQEFVEGKKDKTLASVKVAGDVRQAAMHSQKIGNALRTIDDWHSRAADYGKIAVEPYGVVAQRAEAVRLPNSKSDLYSYLKDLELWTERVTAAQGMLPAEAHYLMACLIRGGVYSGGKKEK
- the cas6f gene encoding type I-F CRISPR-associated endoribonuclease Cas6/Csy4, whose product is MTSHYLEYTVALPAVESGEISHLLGRLWQRLHGVLAGANIQHLGISLPRAGAKHPGNVLRLHSDAETLQAVAANAGIRQLVESAGIVTSAVLPVPTGCAYRCYTRSRQSEKFSDAWILRSESRLLQHLEKKGVVLSISELLARRKRLQERAAQAKRDAVYIKLQSHSTRQTFSLLVNTATVDAACSGQFSHYGLAIGADEKTPGQATVPFW